One genomic region from Dehalobacter restrictus DSM 9455 encodes:
- a CDS encoding reductive dehalogenase, translating into MSEIPEKGNKKPNQQAHVSRRGFLKAGAGAAATALGVMGAIASSPGVANAVIDLGYKNSLYKQMEYTPIKGQWSKLKPKMDYGGAAVHFVEHNDQWLGTSQILGKVERTNESDGGFPYAIRGLLGKKSQYGFVSQAIRYPLGDALMLPTQEISKENIVNGVPKPDKLPIPDPEQMSQHIKDLAYYLRADEVGIGKMPAYGYYKAVMDPPEGAYAAGIVTLETPYDDVPVTESMPYVICVAVEQHWETYAASTGYDGISLEQSFRSYHATANISVVMAQYIRNLGYNARAHHFGNYHAVMGPLLIAAGMGELTRTGDCVAHPRMGFRNKVAAVTTDLPLVPDKPIDFGMLDFCRVCKKCAETCPNQAITYDVDPIPFNGYMRWNTDAYKCAAFRTGNEEGVNCGRCVKVCPWNSKERSWFHDVGIWIGSRGQTASSLLKKIDDMFGYGTEEIARYKWWLEWPEMYKIRIPADKQ; encoded by the coding sequence ATGTCAGAGATTCCGGAAAAAGGAAATAAAAAACCCAATCAGCAAGCGCACGTAAGCCGCCGGGGTTTTTTAAAAGCAGGTGCAGGGGCCGCTGCAACGGCCCTCGGCGTGATGGGAGCAATTGCAAGTTCGCCCGGAGTGGCAAATGCTGTAATTGATCTCGGGTACAAAAATTCATTATATAAACAAATGGAGTATACACCCATCAAGGGCCAATGGTCAAAATTAAAGCCGAAGATGGATTACGGCGGCGCCGCAGTCCATTTTGTAGAGCATAATGATCAGTGGCTTGGAACCTCTCAGATTCTGGGAAAGGTAGAAAGAACAAATGAATCTGACGGTGGATTTCCATATGCAATTAGAGGATTACTGGGAAAGAAGTCCCAATATGGATTTGTTTCGCAGGCGATAAGATATCCACTCGGAGATGCCCTGATGCTTCCAACGCAGGAAATAAGCAAAGAAAACATTGTAAACGGCGTTCCGAAGCCGGATAAACTTCCGATTCCTGATCCGGAGCAAATGTCTCAGCATATCAAAGATCTTGCGTATTATCTGAGAGCGGATGAAGTAGGGATCGGGAAAATGCCAGCCTATGGCTACTATAAAGCGGTTATGGATCCGCCTGAAGGAGCCTATGCTGCCGGCATTGTTACCCTTGAAACCCCTTATGATGATGTACCTGTTACGGAGTCAATGCCTTACGTTATTTGTGTTGCTGTGGAACAGCATTGGGAGACGTATGCGGCTTCAACGGGGTATGACGGAATTTCCCTTGAGCAGTCCTTCCGCAGTTATCATGCTACAGCCAATATTTCTGTCGTCATGGCACAATACATTCGTAACTTAGGCTATAATGCCAGGGCCCATCATTTCGGGAATTATCATGCGGTTATGGGACCTCTTTTGATTGCAGCCGGTATGGGAGAACTGACCCGTACAGGGGACTGTGTGGCGCATCCCCGGATGGGATTCAGAAATAAAGTAGCCGCAGTTACGACAGATTTGCCTTTGGTACCGGATAAACCGATCGACTTTGGTATGCTGGATTTCTGCAGGGTATGTAAAAAATGCGCCGAAACCTGCCCGAACCAAGCGATAACCTATGATGTAGATCCCATACCATTTAACGGCTACATGCGCTGGAATACCGATGCCTATAAATGTGCAGCGTTTAGAACCGGCAACGAGGAAGGCGTTAACTGTGGCAGGTGTGTAAAAGTCTGTCCGTGGAATTCCAAGGAAAGATCCTGGTTCCATGATGTCGGAATATGGATTGGAAGCAGGGGACAGACAGCTTCATCACTGCTCAAAAAAATTGATGATATGTTTGGTTACGGAACGGAAGAAATTGCTCGATATAAGTGGTGGCTGGAATGGCCGGAAATGTATAAAATCAGAATACCGGCAGATAAACAATAA
- the tatC gene encoding twin-arginine translocase subunit TatC gives MQRRKKQSDEMSFFSHFKEMRKVLLFSVYAIAIGAIVGWAFSDYAFRFLAIPMSGLSEVHFITTTPMEPLMVKLKVSLIAGVVVALPIIIWQLWSFILPALKSNERKYLYFIFPSSLLLFFAGAAFVILFVLPLCLKILLFAGIGAIDTTPFVTKSSYINFVFTLALSFGLFFQLPVVLILLIRIGIISPQALAKYRKWAFFVIVILAVVLSPTPDLMTQVLIIGPMYLLYEISIWVGYIVVRRRTKMLKREEEEVI, from the coding sequence GTGCAACGTAGGAAGAAGCAAAGTGACGAAATGTCTTTCTTTAGCCACTTTAAAGAAATGCGCAAAGTGCTTTTATTTTCTGTATATGCGATCGCCATCGGAGCAATAGTGGGATGGGCGTTCAGTGATTATGCATTTCGTTTCCTGGCTATACCAATGTCCGGTCTCAGTGAGGTGCATTTCATTACGACAACACCGATGGAACCATTAATGGTTAAATTAAAAGTATCACTCATTGCGGGTGTAGTTGTGGCTTTGCCAATCATCATATGGCAGTTATGGAGTTTTATCCTGCCGGCTTTGAAATCTAATGAACGAAAATACCTCTATTTCATCTTTCCTTCATCTCTTCTTCTCTTTTTTGCAGGCGCAGCCTTTGTTATTTTATTTGTGCTGCCTCTCTGCTTAAAGATCTTACTCTTTGCAGGGATAGGGGCAATCGATACAACGCCATTTGTCACCAAGTCTTCCTATATTAATTTTGTTTTCACTTTGGCACTTAGCTTTGGGTTATTTTTCCAATTGCCCGTTGTATTGATACTGTTAATCCGAATAGGCATCATATCTCCTCAGGCTCTCGCAAAATATAGGAAATGGGCCTTTTTTGTGATTGTGATATTGGCTGTTGTTCTTTCTCCAACACCCGATCTGATGACCCAGGTTTTGATCATCGGTCCGATGTATCTTCTCTATGAAATCAGTATTTGGGTAGGCTATATTGTAGTAAGAAGAAGAACAAAAATGCTGAAGCGAGAAGAGGAAGAGGTGATTTAA
- a CDS encoding FAD:protein FMN transferase → MYHKKSFKILLFLLIIIGISSWQGYEYYQRNVNYQETKLFFDTEVYVEAHGWGAKKAVTEALGIMEEIDSKLNKFSPDSEVYAINIHAGEQPVAVSELTFDVIEQSLKIADLSNGAFDPTISPLVKLWGFGENGIQKSVPPQEQIAETIHFVDYKKVILNKEQRTVFLVEKGMSLDLGAIAKGYAVSKALDAFKDRNIPSGMVSAGGNIYAIGKKDGGTPWHIGIRDPLNKGQIIGYVELENLTIDTSGNYERFFTVDGIQYSHILDPRTGYPSKEVSGCTVVTENPIMADALATAAFVLGPEKGLQLIEKNNAWGLIIDTDGKMVLSAKMKEMFKPETPE, encoded by the coding sequence ATGTACCATAAAAAGAGCTTTAAGATACTTTTATTTCTGTTGATTATTATCGGTATATCGTCTTGGCAAGGTTATGAGTATTATCAACGTAATGTTAATTATCAAGAAACCAAATTGTTTTTTGACACAGAAGTATATGTTGAGGCTCATGGCTGGGGAGCAAAGAAGGCAGTAACAGAAGCTCTCGGCATTATGGAAGAAATAGATTCCAAGCTTAATAAGTTCTCGCCTGATAGTGAGGTATACGCCATCAATATTCATGCAGGAGAACAACCTGTCGCGGTATCGGAGTTAACGTTTGATGTTATTGAACAGTCCTTGAAAATTGCGGATTTGAGCAATGGCGCTTTTGATCCGACCATTAGTCCCTTAGTTAAATTGTGGGGATTTGGAGAGAACGGCATTCAGAAATCTGTACCTCCACAGGAACAGATTGCCGAAACCATTCATTTTGTTGATTACAAGAAAGTAATATTGAATAAAGAACAAAGGACCGTTTTTTTAGTTGAGAAGGGGATGAGCTTAGACCTCGGAGCGATTGCCAAAGGTTATGCCGTAAGCAAAGCGCTAGATGCTTTTAAGGATCGTAATATTCCATCAGGGATGGTATCGGCAGGCGGAAATATTTATGCCATAGGCAAAAAAGACGGAGGAACGCCTTGGCACATTGGAATTCGAGATCCTTTAAACAAAGGACAGATCATTGGCTATGTTGAGTTGGAGAATCTCACAATCGATACATCAGGCAACTATGAACGATTTTTTACTGTTGATGGAATACAATACAGTCATATTCTTGATCCTCGTACTGGGTATCCTTCAAAAGAGGTCAGTGGTTGTACTGTCGTCACGGAGAATCCGATAATGGCGGATGCTTTGGCTACAGCAGCTTTCGTATTAGGTCCTGAAAAGGGCTTGCAATTAATCGAAAAGAATAACGCATGGGGCCTGATCATTGATACTGACGGCAAGATGGTATTATCTGCCAAAATGAAAGAAATGTTTAAACCAGAGACTCCTGAGTAA
- a CDS encoding reductive dehalogenase, producing MSVNSGNKEKGPRQEVSVSRRGFLKTGVAAAAMGVMGAIAAPSKMANAASASLTYQPAKGQWSKLRPVNNYGGASVRYAEINNQCLGTSKIVGPVIQTNEKDAGFALAFRGLLGDKAKYGIMTQGKRYPMAASFQIPMSPLAAMVSGKPSPDKFQIPDPEQMSQHIKDFGYYLRCDEVGIGVMPDYAYYKGTQAPPLGAYVSGAVPLQTPMTDVPIKDKLPYVICLAVEQHLETSMASTGYDGISVVQSMRSYHAAANAAVIMANYIRSLGYNARAQHYVNYEVVMTPCLIAAGMGELTRTGDSAAHPRIGFRHKSSAVTTDLPLVADKPIDFGMQDFCRVCKKCADNCPAQAITFDDDPIPHNGYLRWNTDSKKCAVFRCANDEGVNCGRCIKVCPWNSKEDSWFHEAGLWIGSKGETASTFLKTIDDMFGYGTEDLTQYQWWLEWPENYKFQIPAVPTVPAK from the coding sequence ATGTCCGTAAATTCAGGTAATAAAGAAAAAGGACCCCGGCAGGAAGTTTCAGTAAGCCGTCGTGGTTTTCTGAAAACCGGGGTAGCCGCAGCAGCGATGGGCGTCATGGGGGCGATTGCAGCGCCATCCAAGATGGCCAACGCAGCATCAGCTAGTTTAACCTATCAGCCCGCCAAAGGACAATGGTCGAAATTGCGTCCTGTTAACAACTATGGCGGTGCTTCAGTACGTTATGCTGAAATTAACAATCAATGCTTAGGTACATCCAAGATTGTTGGGCCAGTAATTCAAACAAACGAGAAAGACGCTGGATTTGCTTTAGCTTTCAGAGGATTATTAGGCGATAAAGCAAAGTACGGAATAATGACACAAGGCAAAAGATATCCTATGGCGGCTTCTTTTCAAATACCGATGTCACCCCTCGCGGCAATGGTCAGTGGCAAGCCAAGTCCAGACAAATTCCAGATTCCGGACCCGGAACAGATGTCCCAACATATTAAAGATTTCGGGTATTATCTTCGCTGCGACGAGGTGGGTATCGGCGTTATGCCTGATTACGCTTATTACAAAGGCACCCAGGCCCCGCCTCTAGGTGCTTATGTTTCCGGCGCTGTCCCACTTCAGACGCCAATGACAGATGTTCCTATCAAAGATAAATTACCTTACGTTATTTGTTTGGCAGTAGAGCAGCATTTGGAAACGAGTATGGCTTCTACAGGGTATGACGGTATTTCAGTTGTCCAATCCATGCGGTCCTACCATGCAGCTGCCAATGCGGCGGTCATCATGGCGAATTATATTCGCAGCCTGGGTTATAATGCCAGGGCACAGCATTATGTAAATTACGAGGTTGTTATGACGCCTTGTCTAATCGCTGCCGGAATGGGCGAGCTTACTCGAACAGGTGATTCTGCCGCCCATCCCCGTATAGGTTTCCGCCATAAATCTTCAGCAGTAACGACAGATTTGCCTTTGGTAGCAGATAAACCGATTGATTTTGGCATGCAGGATTTCTGCAGAGTTTGCAAAAAGTGTGCGGATAATTGTCCTGCCCAAGCGATTACCTTTGATGATGATCCTATACCGCACAATGGTTACCTCCGTTGGAATACCGATTCTAAGAAGTGTGCAGTATTCCGTTGCGCTAACGATGAGGGTGTTAACTGCGGAAGATGTATCAAAGTATGTCCCTGGAATTCCAAGGAAGACTCCTGGTTCCATGAAGCCGGACTGTGGATTGGCAGTAAAGGCGAGACAGCTTCAACATTTCTTAAAACAATTGACGACATGTTTGGCTACGGAACTGAAGATCTTACCCAATATCAATGGTGGCTGGAGTGGCCGGAAAATTATAAATTTCAGATACCAGCTGTACCAACTGTACCAGCTAAGTGA
- a CDS encoding Sec-independent protein translocase subunit TatA/TatB → MGLTEIALILFVALILFGPDDLPVIAKTIGKLVRQGRKMMNELTREFSNTISMQSDTIMDSLKDTSPKEKVSQEEPKQKEDTNVLQNNDEEAEKKAEDNGVAVKHDETNEVDPM, encoded by the coding sequence ATGGGTTTAACAGAAATTGCATTAATCTTATTTGTCGCCTTGATTCTTTTTGGCCCCGATGATTTGCCCGTAATTGCAAAAACAATTGGAAAATTGGTTAGACAAGGTCGCAAGATGATGAACGAATTGACAAGAGAATTTTCAAATACGATTAGTATGCAGAGTGACACGATAATGGACAGCTTAAAGGATACATCTCCCAAAGAAAAGGTTTCCCAAGAAGAGCCTAAACAAAAGGAAGACACGAATGTGTTACAGAACAATGATGAAGAAGCAGAGAAAAAAGCTGAGGATAATGGGGTCGCTGTAAAACATGATGAAACCAATGAAGTCGACCCTATGTGA
- a CDS encoding reductive dehalogenase, translating to MVINEQEKKFQLSRRNFLKAGVAASAMGVIGAIKAPAKVANAAGASLKYTAAAKGQWSKLHPEHDYGSATVHFAENNDQWLGTTKIVGKVKNFSEADMGFNLATRGLLPNKKTQAASLSFFFRHPFGAAIANAGMFIAPPAAVEGKSSPKKLEIPDPEQMSQHIKDAAYFLRADEVGIGKMPEYAYYSQKLTDKAGLMTKPVEECVIPVTERLPYVIVVMVDQNLQTMLGSTGYDGISGAMSMKSYHATGNIAVILATYIRSLGYNARANHAFNYNAVMPPAVISAGLGELSRTGDCSIHPRLGFRHKVAAVTTDLPLAPDKPIDFGLQDFCRVCKKCAENCPNQSITYDSDLVEYNGYLRWNSDMKKCAEFRILNEDGVSCGRCMKVCPWNSKEDSWFHQAGTWIGSKNEASAKLLKTIDDMFGYGTESIDKYRWWLEWPEMYKYPAVAQAPQTH from the coding sequence ATGGTGATTAATGAACAAGAGAAAAAGTTTCAGCTAAGTCGCAGGAATTTTCTCAAAGCTGGCGTTGCAGCCTCTGCGATGGGAGTGATTGGAGCGATAAAAGCTCCTGCCAAAGTAGCTAACGCAGCCGGAGCAAGTCTGAAGTATACTGCTGCAGCAAAGGGACAATGGTCCAAACTTCATCCTGAGCATGACTATGGCAGTGCGACAGTACATTTTGCGGAAAATAATGATCAGTGGTTAGGTACTACAAAAATTGTCGGAAAAGTTAAGAACTTCAGCGAAGCTGATATGGGATTCAATTTGGCTACCAGGGGGTTGCTTCCTAATAAAAAGACACAAGCGGCGTCTTTGAGTTTCTTTTTCAGGCATCCTTTTGGAGCGGCAATAGCCAATGCAGGCATGTTCATTGCTCCGCCCGCTGCGGTTGAAGGAAAGTCGTCTCCCAAAAAACTGGAGATCCCTGATCCGGAACAAATGTCCCAGCATATTAAAGATGCCGCCTATTTTTTGCGCGCTGATGAAGTCGGTATCGGCAAGATGCCAGAATATGCTTATTATTCCCAGAAACTTACGGATAAGGCTGGTTTGATGACCAAACCTGTAGAAGAATGTGTCATACCGGTAACAGAACGCTTGCCTTACGTCATCGTCGTGATGGTTGACCAAAATCTTCAAACCATGTTGGGATCCACTGGGTATGACGGAATCAGCGGTGCAATGTCTATGAAGAGTTATCATGCAACCGGTAATATAGCAGTTATCTTAGCCACTTATATCCGGAGCCTTGGATATAATGCCAGGGCAAATCATGCTTTCAATTATAACGCGGTTATGCCACCGGCAGTAATTTCAGCTGGGTTGGGGGAGCTTTCCCGTACCGGTGACTGTTCAATTCATCCCCGCTTGGGGTTCCGGCATAAAGTTGCTGCTGTTACTACTGATTTACCGCTGGCGCCCGACAAACCGATTGACTTTGGACTGCAGGATTTCTGCAGGGTCTGTAAAAAATGTGCTGAAAACTGTCCCAACCAATCCATTACGTATGATTCGGATCTTGTGGAGTATAACGGATACCTGCGTTGGAACAGCGATATGAAAAAATGTGCAGAATTCAGGATACTTAACGAAGACGGAGTGTCCTGCGGACGGTGCATGAAAGTCTGCCCCTGGAACTCCAAGGAGGATTCCTGGTTCCACCAGGCTGGAACCTGGATTGGAAGTAAAAATGAAGCTTCCGCAAAATTGCTGAAAACAATTGACGATATGTTTGGGTACGGCACAGAAAGCATCGATAAATACAGATGGTGGCTGGAGTGGCCGGAGATGTACAAGTATCCGGCGGTTGCTCAAGCGCCACAGACGCATTAA
- a CDS encoding Crp/Fnr family transcriptional regulator, whose translation MKETLKEQLIPDSFHPIERLQNFVHMGVVRNYQKGETVVLPGETIDRIIYVLSGKLTVNFLNDDGRQKLMYKAGQYSIVDRLFPLENCFVHVISEEKSKICFFTKEQLFIIFKQDDEILNEFLVNYSSKCFHFMNGSKEMALYNPSIRVLRLIHELCLTEGKVVDNVYEIDVKLSQRAISEMTGVHFVTICRVFSWLKKENILQKTTNKIIINDLERLKEIINENSKN comes from the coding sequence ATGAAGGAAACTCTTAAAGAGCAACTTATCCCAGATTCTTTTCATCCTATAGAAAGATTGCAGAATTTTGTCCATATGGGGGTAGTCCGTAATTATCAAAAAGGGGAAACCGTTGTATTACCTGGAGAAACAATAGATAGGATAATATATGTACTTTCCGGTAAACTCACTGTAAATTTTCTGAATGATGACGGAAGGCAAAAATTGATGTACAAGGCTGGACAATATTCCATAGTTGATCGACTATTTCCGTTAGAAAATTGTTTTGTTCATGTTATTTCAGAAGAAAAAAGCAAAATCTGTTTTTTTACCAAAGAGCAGCTTTTTATAATCTTTAAACAGGATGATGAAATTCTTAATGAATTTCTCGTAAACTATTCATCAAAATGTTTTCATTTTATGAATGGATCAAAGGAGATGGCCCTTTACAACCCATCGATTCGCGTTTTACGATTGATTCATGAATTATGTCTTACTGAAGGTAAAGTAGTTGACAACGTCTATGAAATAGATGTGAAATTATCTCAAAGGGCAATTTCAGAAATGACGGGTGTCCATTTTGTTACAATTTGCAGAGTATTTAGCTGGCTAAAAAAAGAAAATATTTTGCAAAAAACAACAAATAAAATTATTATTAATGATTTGGAACGGCTTAAGGAAATAATCAATGAGAACAGTAAAAACTAA
- a CDS encoding reductive dehalogenase translates to MSDHSESKKLPGQVSRRGFLKSGVAAAAMGVMGAVAAPSKIANAAVSNFGLDYTPAKGQWSKLRPTVNYGGASVSFAEHNDQWLGTSKIVGPIQRSSEYDSGFTLALRGLLGEKARWGFLTQTKRYPLTDGIGWAIATVSPDEICIGVPNAEKLPIPDPEQMSQHMKDVAYYLRADEVGIGNMPSYAYYGFKQVPPQGLFPAGIVPPDTPIHQIPNTEPDLPYVITFAVEQHLETYLASTGYDGISVSQSFRCYHAVANIAVIMARYIRSLGYNARAHHFGNYDLAVPPALIASGMGELSRTGDCVAHPRMGFRNKCGAVTTDLPLVPDKPIDFGLLDFCRVCNKCADNCPAGAITHDKDPVVQNGYLRWNSDMKKCATFRAGNDEGVNCGRCVKVCPWNSKEDSWFHEAGLWIGSKGETASALLKKIDDMFGYGTEEITQYKWWLEWPELYKINIPS, encoded by the coding sequence ATGTCGGATCATTCCGAAAGTAAAAAGCTGCCTGGGCAGGTAAGCCGCCGCGGCTTTTTAAAAAGCGGTGTAGCTGCAGCAGCCATGGGTGTAATGGGAGCGGTCGCAGCTCCATCGAAGATAGCAAATGCGGCTGTAAGTAACTTTGGCTTAGACTATACGCCGGCAAAGGGACAATGGTCAAAACTGCGTCCTACTGTCAACTATGGCGGCGCTTCGGTAAGTTTTGCCGAGCATAACGACCAGTGGTTGGGAACAAGCAAGATTGTGGGGCCGATTCAGAGATCAAGTGAATACGACTCAGGTTTTACTTTGGCGCTTAGAGGGTTACTCGGAGAGAAGGCCAGATGGGGATTTCTTACCCAGACCAAGCGATATCCGCTTACAGATGGAATTGGCTGGGCAATAGCGACGGTTAGCCCGGATGAGATTTGTATCGGTGTCCCGAATGCCGAGAAACTTCCGATACCCGATCCGGAACAAATGTCCCAGCATATGAAAGATGTTGCGTATTATCTCAGGGCAGATGAAGTCGGTATCGGCAATATGCCGTCCTATGCTTATTATGGATTTAAGCAGGTTCCGCCCCAGGGGCTGTTCCCCGCGGGTATCGTTCCGCCGGATACGCCGATTCACCAGATCCCGAACACAGAACCGGATTTGCCCTATGTTATTACGTTTGCTGTGGAACAGCATTTGGAAACTTATCTAGCCTCGACCGGCTATGACGGAATATCCGTATCCCAGTCATTCCGGTGTTATCATGCCGTAGCAAATATTGCGGTCATTATGGCGCGGTACATTCGGAGTCTAGGTTATAATGCCAGGGCGCATCACTTTGGCAACTACGATCTGGCCGTTCCGCCGGCGCTTATCGCTTCCGGAATGGGTGAGCTCAGCCGTACGGGAGACTGCGTTGCTCATCCCAGAATGGGATTCCGCAACAAATGCGGCGCAGTCACAACCGATCTGCCGCTCGTGCCCGATAAACCCATTGATTTCGGATTGCTGGATTTCTGCCGGGTTTGTAATAAATGTGCGGACAATTGTCCGGCCGGTGCCATTACCCATGATAAAGATCCTGTTGTACAAAACGGTTATCTGCGCTGGAACAGTGATATGAAGAAATGCGCGACCTTCCGGGCCGGAAATGACGAAGGTGTCAATTGCGGCCGATGTGTAAAAGTCTGCCCGTGGAATTCCAAGGAAGACTCCTGGTTCCACGAAGCAGGCTTGTGGATCGGCAGCAAAGGCGAGACCGCCTCAGCATTGCTTAAGAAAATTGATGATATGTTCGGTTACGGTACAGAAGAGATTACCCAATATAAGTGGTGGCTGGAATGGCCCGAGCTTTATAAAATCAATATTCCCAGTTAA
- a CDS encoding twin-arginine translocase TatA/TatE family subunit, whose translation MQLIFGMITPTVAVIGLVIALIVFGPGKLPQLGKALGGGIKEFRSASEGEKEESETIKEA comes from the coding sequence ATGCAATTGATTTTTGGAATGATTACCCCAACTGTAGCTGTAATAGGTTTGGTCATCGCTCTAATCGTATTTGGACCAGGAAAGCTGCCCCAATTAGGAAAAGCTTTAGGCGGAGGTATCAAGGAATTCAGGAGTGCTTCTGAGGGCGAAAAGGAAGAGAGTGAAACAATAAAAGAGGCATAG
- a CDS encoding Crp/Fnr family transcriptional regulator, producing the protein MERVISNHYSILPGNFYPILKLCNYTHLGVIRNYRKGDTIVLPGEIINKVVFVLSGKLGISFMNDDGRQKFMFYADPFTFADRLFAIEECFVHVVSEERSTVCFFDKEQLLSIFQQDKEVLIEFITCYASKCTYFMRESKEMAIYKPSVRVLRLLYELCRQKGKEVDQVDHVYEIDERVSQKAISEITGVHFVTICKLFRYLKKENILKKNSGKIIIYDLPRLHDLIEEWMKT; encoded by the coding sequence ATGGAAAGGGTAATAAGCAATCACTATAGTATTCTGCCAGGTAATTTTTATCCGATTTTGAAACTATGTAATTATACGCATTTGGGGGTCATACGTAATTATCGCAAAGGAGATACGATTGTTTTGCCTGGAGAGATCATTAATAAAGTTGTCTTTGTGCTTTCGGGAAAATTGGGTATTAGCTTTATGAATGATGATGGAAGGCAAAAGTTTATGTTTTACGCTGACCCTTTTACTTTTGCGGACCGATTATTTGCCATTGAGGAATGTTTTGTTCATGTTGTTTCAGAGGAAAGGAGTACGGTTTGCTTCTTTGATAAAGAACAACTTCTTAGTATATTTCAACAGGATAAAGAAGTTCTTATTGAATTTATTACCTGTTATGCATCGAAATGCACTTATTTTATGCGTGAATCTAAAGAAATGGCAATTTATAAACCATCAGTCCGGGTCTTAAGGTTGCTTTATGAACTCTGCCGTCAGAAGGGAAAAGAAGTTGACCAGGTTGACCATGTTTATGAGATTGATGAAAGAGTATCACAAAAGGCGATATCCGAAATAACCGGTGTTCATTTTGTGACAATCTGCAAACTATTTCGCTATTTGAAGAAAGAAAATATTCTGAAGAAAAATTCAGGCAAGATTATTATCTATGATTTGCCACGGTTACATGATTTGATTGAAGAGTGGATGAAAACTTGA
- a CDS encoding Crp/Fnr family transcriptional regulator, with product MQYDYGRCEGARAIPDTFYPIEKLRDFTHIGVVKTYAKDSNVILPGGKDYMLVYVLSGRISLNLMTEDGRERVIYFSGENGILGRLYKMENENDTYAVAIEDSKVCLFFEEHLRIIFRQDEDMIFEVLRNCLSKVSYYMRQTIERDFYNPTIRILRLLHGLYLTNGISVGDSYEIRMDLSLQFISEITGAHYVTVSKVLKYLKEQKIIEKKKDKIIIHDLEKLKELTHEKHIYKYIY from the coding sequence ATGCAATACGATTATGGAAGATGCGAGGGGGCAAGGGCTATTCCTGACACTTTCTATCCGATTGAAAAACTGAGGGATTTCACGCATATAGGAGTAGTAAAAACCTATGCTAAGGACAGTAATGTAATCTTACCGGGAGGTAAGGATTATATGCTGGTTTATGTGCTTTCCGGAAGGATAAGTTTGAACCTGATGACGGAAGACGGCAGGGAAAGAGTGATTTATTTTTCAGGAGAAAATGGAATTTTAGGTCGTTTGTATAAGATGGAAAATGAAAATGATACTTATGCGGTTGCCATAGAAGATTCTAAAGTATGTCTTTTTTTCGAAGAGCACCTCAGAATTATTTTCCGTCAAGATGAAGACATGATCTTTGAAGTGCTTAGAAATTGTCTTTCCAAAGTAAGTTATTATATGAGACAAACGATAGAAAGAGACTTTTACAATCCAACGATTAGAATCTTAAGATTGCTGCATGGACTTTATCTTACCAATGGAATATCGGTAGGAGATTCTTACGAAATACGTATGGACTTATCATTGCAATTTATCTCTGAGATAACAGGAGCACATTATGTTACAGTCTCCAAAGTATTAAAGTATTTAAAGGAGCAAAAAATTATTGAAAAGAAAAAAGACAAAATAATTATTCATGATCTGGAAAAACTTAAAGAATTAACCCATGAGAAGCATATTTATAAATATATTTATTAG